One segment of Trachemys scripta elegans isolate TJP31775 chromosome 1, CAS_Tse_1.0, whole genome shotgun sequence DNA contains the following:
- the CDKN1B gene encoding cyclin-dependent kinase inhibitor 1B yields the protein MSNVRISNGSPTLERMEARQSEYPKPSACRNLFGPVNHEELNRDLKKHCKDMEEACQRKWNFDFQNHKPLAGKFEWQAVEKGSSPDFYFRLPRPPKVACKSAIHESLDVNGNCPTVIVVGSQGISEDTHFVDQKTDVSENQTDLADQCSGQRKRPATDDSSPQPKRANTTEEEVSEESPSASSVEQTPKKSSPRRRQT from the exons atgtcaAACGTACGTATTTCGAATGGGAGCCCGACCCTGGAGCGGATGGAAGCCCGGCAGTCGGAGTATCCCAAGCCTTCAGCTTGCAGGAACCTCTTTGGGCCCGTGAATCACGAAGAGTTAAACAGGGACTTAAAGAAGCACTGCAAGGACATGGAAGAGGCATGTCAAAGGAAGTGGAATTTTGATTTCCAGAATCACAAGCCCCTGGCTGGCAAGTTCGAGTGGCAAGCCGTGGAGAAAGGGAGCTCGCCCGACTTCTACTTCAGACTCCCGAGGCCCCCCAAAGTCGCTTGCAAATCTGCCATCCATGAGAGTTTGGATGTAAATGGAAACTGCCCAACGGTGATTGTAGTCGGTTCTCAGGGAATCTCAGAGGACACTCACTTTGTAGATCAAAAAACTGATGTATCTGAAAATCAAACGGACTTAGCAGACCAGTGCAGTGGGCAAAGAAAACGACCAGCGACGGATG ATTCTTCTCCTCAACCTAAAAGAGCCAACACAACAGAAGAAGAGGTTTCAGAAGAATCCCCCAGTGCCAGCTCAGTGGAGCAAACACCCAAGAAATCCAGCCCAAGAAGACGTCAAACGTAA